The Desulfuromonadales bacterium genomic interval CGGATACCCTCAGAGAACGGGTTCTGGCCATCGTCAGTCTCATTGCCCAGTATGTCATGGAGGAACGCGACCTGCTGACCGAGAACGAACTCGTGGCGGAGCTGCTGGCGGTCGGTTTCGAAGAGGAAGAGATCGAAGCAGCCTTCCGCTGGATGGAAACCCTTTCCCTGCAGAGCCGGCAGAAACCGCCGCATCTGCTGGTGTCCGGCACCCACCGGGTTTTCACCGCCGCGGAAAACCGGGCACTCTCCAAGGAGGCCCGCGGTTTCCTGATCCGGCT includes:
- a CDS encoding DUF494 family protein, producing the protein MSADTLRERVLAIVSLIAQYVMEERDLLTENELVAELLAVGFEEEEIEAAFRWMETLSLQSRQKPPHLLVSGTHRVFTAAENRALSKEARGFLIRLRALGILDDELEEEVIERATQAEEELTLPEIKTLVVLTLFTRSHDDWRREVDCIMEDDWSRLYH